From Demequina capsici, one genomic window encodes:
- a CDS encoding TerC/Alx family metal homeostasis membrane protein, translated as MSPSLPLTLALPFESDAPAGLHSIATPGLWAVTIIGVAALILLDFLLTRRPHEVSFREALGWSAFYIALPLLFGLWVWAEHGGETATRYYTGYVVEKSLSIDNLFVFILILSAFAVPRALQQRVLLVGVAGAIVLRGAFIAVGAGLIATFDWTFLLFGAILLVTAVKVYRDARSEDDETIEPGDLGIVRVMRRLMPVTDGYHGTRVTVKEGARRALTPLALVMAAIIVTDVIFAVDSVPAVFGITADPYLVFATNAFALLGLRALYFVLENALSKLVFLGYGLSVILGFIGVKLVLHWAHGVWPATPTVPTDVSLIVIVVVLAVTTVASLRHVKRHGSDEPARVSQ; from the coding sequence ATGTCCCCGTCCCTTCCGCTCACCCTCGCCCTCCCGTTCGAGTCCGACGCGCCCGCCGGCCTCCACTCCATCGCGACGCCGGGCCTGTGGGCCGTCACGATCATCGGGGTCGCCGCGCTGATCCTGCTCGACTTCCTGCTCACCCGCCGCCCGCACGAGGTGTCGTTCCGCGAGGCCTTGGGCTGGAGCGCGTTCTACATCGCGCTGCCGCTCCTGTTCGGCCTCTGGGTGTGGGCAGAGCACGGTGGCGAGACCGCGACCCGCTACTACACCGGCTACGTGGTGGAGAAGAGCCTGTCGATCGACAACCTCTTCGTCTTCATCCTCATCCTCTCCGCGTTCGCCGTGCCGCGCGCGCTCCAGCAGCGCGTCCTCCTGGTGGGCGTGGCGGGCGCGATCGTGCTGCGCGGCGCGTTCATCGCCGTGGGCGCAGGCCTCATCGCGACCTTCGACTGGACCTTCCTGCTGTTCGGCGCGATCCTGCTCGTCACCGCCGTGAAGGTGTACCGCGACGCCCGCTCCGAGGATGACGAGACGATCGAGCCCGGCGACCTGGGCATCGTCCGGGTGATGCGTCGGCTCATGCCCGTGACGGACGGGTACCACGGCACTCGGGTCACGGTGAAGGAGGGCGCGAGGCGCGCGCTGACACCGTTGGCGCTCGTGATGGCCGCGATCATCGTCACCGACGTGATCTTCGCCGTGGACTCGGTGCCTGCGGTGTTCGGCATCACCGCGGACCCGTACCTCGTCTTCGCCACGAACGCCTTCGCGCTGCTGGGTCTGCGGGCCCTGTACTTCGTGCTGGAGAACGCGCTGTCGAAGCTCGTGTTCCTCGGCTACGGCCTGTCGGTGATCCTGGGCTTCATCGGCGTCAAGCTGGTGCTGCATTGGGCGCACGGCGTGTGGCCCGCCACGCCCACCGTCCCGACCGACGTCTCGCTGATCGTGATCGTCGTGGTGCTCGCCGTGACCACCGTCGCCTCGTTGCGCCACGTGAAGCGCCACGGGTCAGACGAGCCGGCGCGCGTCTCGCAGTAG
- a CDS encoding ATP-grasp domain-containing protein, protein MTRIALATTAALTDVDVDDAALLAALPEAELAAWETPTDWAAYDLVVLRSTWNYIDRLDEFLGWAESVAAVTRLVNPVPVIRWNTDKRYLAQLAAAGVPVVPSLFVAPGEQPPDDALAGRIVVKPAVGNGSNGAALLDGDPTAAAAHVAMLHAAGRTALIQPYLEQVDTLGEKALVHLGGSFSHAATKGAILSKEMSFSTGVYADEEISPATASDAEIAVARAVLDATAVLLPDAADLAYARVDLLPTDDGPVLLELELTEPSLFLTQADGAADRAAAAIRDLLR, encoded by the coding sequence ATGACCCGCATCGCCCTTGCCACGACCGCCGCGCTCACCGACGTCGATGTGGACGACGCGGCGCTGCTCGCCGCGCTCCCCGAGGCGGAGCTCGCCGCCTGGGAGACGCCCACGGACTGGGCCGCCTACGACCTGGTGGTGCTCCGTTCCACGTGGAACTACATCGACCGGCTCGACGAGTTCCTGGGCTGGGCGGAATCGGTCGCCGCCGTGACACGACTCGTCAATCCTGTGCCGGTCATCCGCTGGAACACCGACAAACGGTACCTGGCGCAGCTCGCGGCGGCGGGTGTGCCCGTCGTCCCATCGTTGTTCGTGGCACCAGGTGAGCAGCCGCCCGACGACGCGCTCGCCGGCCGCATCGTCGTCAAGCCAGCCGTGGGAAACGGGTCGAACGGCGCCGCCCTGCTGGACGGCGACCCCACGGCGGCGGCCGCGCACGTCGCGATGCTGCATGCAGCGGGCCGCACCGCGCTGATCCAGCCCTACCTGGAGCAGGTGGACACGCTCGGTGAGAAGGCGCTGGTGCACCTGGGCGGAAGCTTCTCGCACGCCGCGACCAAGGGTGCCATCCTGTCCAAGGAGATGTCCTTCTCGACCGGGGTCTACGCGGACGAGGAGATCAGCCCAGCCACTGCCAGCGACGCCGAGATCGCCGTCGCACGCGCCGTGCTCGACGCGACCGCCGTGCTGCTGCCTGACGCGGCGGACCTGGCGTACGCCCGCGTGGACCTGCTGCCCACCGACGACGGACCCGTGCTGCTGGAGCTCGAGCTCACCGAGCCCAGCCTGTTCCTCACCCAGGCGGACGGAGCAGCGGACCGCGCCGCCGCTGCGATCCGCGACCTGCTGCGCTGA
- a CDS encoding MFS transporter produces MLTTYRRLLAHPGALAFALAGLLSRFPTSMFNLSVILLIEGTYGSWEMSGRVAAVGVIAWAVQSVPTARLVDRVGQRKAMWPLTLITVLGAAIITATALTRGPEALLWLGVILGSLSGPLGSLTRARWSYLLKTDDEIHTAFSLEGALDETLFVLGPTAVTLLATAVHPVAGLAVAVAGLLVGMSLLLSQTSTEPPARGPEGTSGLGLKVPGAVTAVSLLTVGVGFTFGTLDITTVAFAEEVGHAALGGLVLGIVSAGSFVGGLLYGARRWRTPLWGRVVVLSLLFALGFALVAQTTHLAVYAAVGFVAGLTIAPLLASADTVVQRVVAQAQLTEGMAWVRIGMGAGVAFGAWAAGRGIDASGHHAGLEVTLWAAASVALLALATAWWIRRDTLPARPSAEELETPPESHVDGPPVPPGV; encoded by the coding sequence GTGCTGACCACCTACCGACGCCTCCTGGCCCACCCAGGCGCGCTCGCCTTCGCGCTCGCGGGACTGTTGTCGCGGTTCCCCACCTCCATGTTCAACCTGTCCGTCATCCTGCTGATCGAGGGGACGTACGGAAGCTGGGAGATGTCGGGGCGGGTCGCGGCCGTGGGTGTCATCGCGTGGGCCGTGCAGTCGGTGCCGACAGCGCGGCTCGTCGACCGCGTAGGTCAACGCAAGGCGATGTGGCCGCTCACGCTGATCACGGTCCTGGGCGCCGCGATCATCACCGCGACCGCGCTCACGCGAGGGCCTGAGGCGCTGCTGTGGCTCGGCGTCATCCTCGGCTCGCTGTCCGGCCCGCTCGGCTCGCTCACCCGTGCCAGGTGGTCGTACCTCCTCAAGACCGACGACGAGATCCATACCGCGTTCTCACTCGAGGGCGCGCTCGACGAGACCCTGTTCGTGCTCGGGCCGACCGCCGTGACGCTGCTCGCGACCGCCGTCCATCCGGTGGCGGGTCTCGCGGTCGCCGTCGCCGGTCTGCTGGTCGGCATGTCCCTGCTCCTGTCGCAGACGTCCACCGAGCCGCCCGCGCGAGGTCCCGAGGGAACGAGCGGACTCGGCTTGAAGGTCCCGGGCGCGGTCACCGCGGTGTCGCTGCTGACCGTGGGCGTGGGCTTCACGTTCGGGACGCTCGACATCACGACTGTCGCGTTCGCCGAGGAGGTGGGCCACGCCGCGCTCGGAGGCCTGGTGCTCGGCATCGTGTCCGCAGGGTCGTTCGTGGGCGGCCTGCTCTACGGCGCGCGGCGGTGGCGCACGCCCCTGTGGGGACGGGTGGTGGTGCTCAGCCTGCTCTTCGCGCTCGGCTTCGCGCTCGTGGCGCAGACCACGCACCTGGCCGTGTACGCCGCTGTCGGCTTCGTCGCGGGTCTGACGATCGCCCCGCTTCTGGCCTCCGCCGACACGGTGGTGCAGCGGGTCGTCGCGCAGGCGCAGCTCACGGAGGGCATGGCGTGGGTACGCATCGGCATGGGCGCGGGCGTCGCTTTCGGCGCGTGGGCCGCTGGTCGCGGGATCGATGCCTCCGGACATCACGCCGGCCTCGAGGTCACCCTGTGGGCCGCGGCCTCGGTCGCGCTGCTCGCGCTCGCCACCGCGTGGTGGATCAGGCGCGACACGCTGCCCGCACGTCCGTCCGCCGAGGAGCTCGAGACGCCGCCCGAGAGCCACGTGGACGGCCCGCCGGTGCCTCCGGGCGTGTAG
- a CDS encoding DUF4190 domain-containing protein, which produces MADDQRPSPDDPWVAPPLGSDGTAGASYTDPFAQPTAASIPPPMPAPADPYAQPGQPYPSAPAYGAPYGGAPYPGQPYGPRSDKNWMGIVSLVTSLLGISLIAVILGHLGLRAVKRGEADNKGIALAGTIIGWLGIAGSILVVIALIAFSATFSSAFDDSGSWSSTAGPSTSFSADPAPLPSQDPAQDLAQPGDGVFGVDEANNYFLIYVDGAPAAGTCLSPSSVEGYDLDVVDCGASHVGEVFLSEPLTDVTVDGDFTSDATWSEMYTACSEAFDSATSGTDAAYDLGWWVFAASDDNELSADDTFLCVASVDFTASTGSALATSGGQAL; this is translated from the coding sequence ATGGCCGACGACCAGCGCCCCAGCCCTGACGATCCGTGGGTGGCACCCCCGCTCGGCAGCGACGGGACCGCAGGCGCGTCCTACACCGATCCGTTCGCGCAGCCGACGGCGGCATCGATCCCGCCACCCATGCCCGCGCCCGCGGACCCCTACGCCCAGCCGGGTCAGCCGTACCCGTCCGCGCCTGCGTACGGGGCGCCCTACGGAGGCGCGCCGTACCCGGGCCAGCCGTACGGGCCGCGCTCCGACAAGAACTGGATGGGCATCGTCAGCCTGGTGACCAGCCTGCTGGGCATCTCGCTGATCGCGGTCATCCTGGGCCACCTGGGGCTGCGCGCGGTGAAGCGCGGCGAGGCGGACAACAAGGGCATCGCGCTGGCGGGCACCATCATCGGGTGGCTGGGCATCGCGGGCTCGATCCTCGTCGTCATCGCGCTGATCGCCTTCAGCGCCACGTTCAGCTCGGCCTTCGACGACTCCGGCTCGTGGTCGTCCACCGCGGGCCCGAGCACCAGCTTCTCGGCGGATCCGGCGCCTCTTCCCTCGCAGGATCCGGCTCAGGATCTGGCGCAGCCCGGCGACGGCGTCTTCGGCGTCGATGAGGCGAACAACTACTTCCTCATCTACGTGGACGGCGCCCCGGCCGCGGGCACGTGCCTCTCCCCTTCGTCGGTCGAGGGCTACGACCTCGACGTGGTGGACTGCGGTGCCTCGCACGTCGGCGAGGTGTTCCTCTCCGAGCCGCTCACGGACGTCACCGTCGACGGCGACTTCACCAGCGACGCCACGTGGTCGGAGATGTACACGGCCTGCAGCGAGGCATTCGACTCGGCGACCTCGGGCACCGATGCGGCGTACGACCTTGGCTGGTGGGTCTTCGCCGCCTCCGACGACAACGAGCTCTCCGCCGACGACACCTTCCTGTGCGTCGCGTCCGTCGACTTCACCGCGTCGACCGGCTCCGCGCTCGCCACGTCCGGAGGCCAGGCGCTGTAG
- a CDS encoding LppM family (lipo)protein: protein MLRRTRTRLGALALVLLSAAALSGCYTMKSTTVFHADDTVDVTASMAFDESVLTQLGQTQDSIVQQFQDSLAAQPDLAGKVTVAPYDADGQTGFSVTATGLTPAEATSLLSSNIGVSSDDTSADGSSSTDPGTAATQLYSHSGGTITLSSTPSTPSTDATPAGAQSSGATVTTSGDASVDPTALGIVIEERYTFPGPVQSTTIGHVDPDDPNTVVVDDYSQAQGLTAWQIVAADAAPGFSFGNVGLLALCGLLVVGAIGAFGYALTQIMGARRP, encoded by the coding sequence ATGCTTCGCCGCACTCGCACGCGCCTCGGCGCGCTCGCACTCGTCCTCCTGAGCGCCGCGGCGCTCTCCGGCTGCTACACGATGAAGTCGACCACCGTCTTCCACGCTGACGACACCGTCGACGTCACTGCGTCCATGGCGTTCGACGAGTCCGTGCTCACCCAGCTCGGCCAGACCCAGGACAGCATCGTCCAGCAGTTCCAGGACAGCCTCGCCGCGCAGCCGGACCTCGCAGGGAAGGTCACGGTCGCGCCGTACGACGCCGACGGCCAGACCGGGTTCTCGGTGACCGCGACCGGCCTCACGCCAGCTGAGGCCACCTCGCTCCTGTCCTCGAACATCGGCGTGTCGAGCGACGACACCTCCGCCGACGGCTCCTCGAGCACCGACCCCGGCACCGCGGCCACCCAGCTGTACAGCCACTCGGGCGGCACCATCACGCTGTCCTCCACCCCGTCGACGCCGTCGACCGATGCCACGCCCGCGGGCGCGCAGTCGTCCGGCGCCACGGTGACGACCTCGGGCGACGCCTCCGTCGACCCGACCGCGCTCGGCATCGTGATCGAGGAGCGGTACACGTTCCCGGGGCCGGTGCAGTCCACCACGATCGGCCATGTGGACCCCGACGACCCGAACACCGTCGTCGTCGACGACTACAGCCAGGCGCAGGGCCTCACCGCGTGGCAGATCGTGGCCGCCGACGCGGCGCCCGGCTTCTCGTTCGGCAACGTCGGGCTGCTGGCTCTGTGCGGACTGCTGGTGGTGGGCGCGATCGGCGCCTTCGGCTACGCGCTGACGCAGATCATGGGGGCTCGTCGCCCGTGA
- a CDS encoding RNA polymerase sigma factor, protein MNDWKRTLGELVEDRHRHLVAYACMLTGDRMEAEDIVQDALIAAFGGRRTFAAVPAAEAYVRKAIASRFLDERRRASRRRRNAAVVVPFTRATTPGPDASVPDATDLEHALQRLPERARAVVVLRYLEQLSTRESAEALGLSEGAVKRYLSDGLTRLNALLGTHEELKEPGETVAVRKGARRG, encoded by the coding sequence ATGAACGACTGGAAACGCACGCTCGGCGAACTCGTCGAGGATCGGCACCGCCACCTGGTCGCGTACGCGTGCATGCTCACAGGCGACCGCATGGAGGCGGAGGACATCGTCCAGGATGCGCTGATCGCTGCCTTCGGGGGTCGACGGACCTTCGCGGCGGTGCCGGCTGCGGAGGCGTACGTGCGCAAGGCGATCGCCTCACGGTTCCTCGACGAGCGCCGTCGTGCCTCGCGTCGCCGCCGCAACGCGGCCGTGGTCGTGCCGTTCACGCGGGCCACGACGCCGGGCCCCGACGCATCCGTGCCGGATGCCACGGACCTGGAGCACGCGCTTCAACGGCTCCCCGAACGTGCACGCGCAGTCGTGGTGCTGCGCTACCTGGAGCAGCTGTCGACGCGCGAGTCCGCGGAGGCCCTGGGACTGAGCGAGGGCGCCGTCAAGCGCTACCTGTCGGACGGGCTGACCCGTCTGAACGCCCTGCTGGGCACCCATGAGGAGCTGAAGGAACCCGGCGAGACGGTCGCCGTGAGGAAGGGGGCGCGTCGTGGATGA
- a CDS encoding phosphotransferase, protein MPTGLVPDAEVRISDDLVSRLLSAQHPDLADLPRGERHEGWDNITIRLGEDLAVRLPRRQLGADLASREHRWLRELASGWDFTVPAPVRLGAPGEGYPWPWSVVPYLEGDRCFDAPLTDAGAKDLGKALAQVHRPAPADAPRNPVRSATLAERAELFDARLNTLVAMADAPADLWEDDARAAFEAGARAGRELETWAHLDLHGGNVLTSKGRLAALLDWGDLGVADPATDLGQALCLVGRRSFRPLLDAYARAGGAASRRKGLLLGGGLDEVTALRVEAEALTYAAMLACHERAIQPGAGWDALVDLGYARAR, encoded by the coding sequence ATGCCCACGGGCCTAGTCCCGGACGCCGAGGTCCGGATCTCCGACGACCTTGTGTCGCGTCTTCTGTCTGCCCAGCATCCTGACCTGGCGGACCTGCCACGAGGCGAGCGCCATGAGGGCTGGGACAACATCACGATCCGCCTGGGCGAGGACCTCGCCGTCAGGCTGCCACGCAGGCAGCTGGGCGCGGACCTCGCCTCCCGCGAGCATCGCTGGCTTCGTGAGCTCGCCTCCGGGTGGGACTTCACCGTTCCCGCACCCGTCCGGTTGGGCGCGCCGGGCGAGGGCTACCCGTGGCCATGGTCGGTGGTGCCCTACCTCGAGGGCGATCGCTGCTTCGACGCGCCGCTGACCGACGCGGGAGCCAAGGACCTGGGCAAGGCGCTGGCGCAGGTGCACCGGCCCGCGCCGGCCGACGCGCCGAGGAACCCGGTGAGGTCCGCGACCCTCGCGGAGCGGGCCGAGCTGTTCGACGCGCGGCTGAACACGCTCGTGGCCATGGCGGACGCCCCGGCCGACCTGTGGGAGGACGACGCGCGGGCGGCGTTCGAGGCGGGCGCGCGAGCCGGCCGTGAGCTGGAGACGTGGGCGCACCTGGATCTGCACGGAGGCAACGTGCTGACGAGCAAGGGTCGCCTGGCGGCGCTGCTCGATTGGGGCGATCTGGGAGTGGCCGACCCTGCGACGGACCTAGGGCAGGCGTTGTGCCTGGTAGGAAGGCGCTCATTCCGGCCGCTGCTCGATGCGTACGCGCGCGCGGGTGGCGCCGCGTCGCGTCGCAAGGGGCTGCTCCTGGGCGGCGGCCTGGACGAGGTGACCGCGCTGCGGGTGGAGGCGGAGGCGCTCACCTATGCGGCGATGCTGGCCTGCCACGAGCGCGCGATCCAGCCCGGCGCAGGGTGGGATGCGTTGGTGGACCTGGGGTACGCCCGTGCCCGCTGA
- a CDS encoding RBBP9/YdeN family alpha/beta hydrolase has translation MSDMRVLLLHGLGNHRPRVHWQWWLAEHLRRAHVPVQHPQLPAPDAPTFEAWSEVALAELEMLAGGGERVVLAHSLSCVMWARLAPRLPARLRPSRVALIAPPSRARLASVLPDFPFDEGVDLSAVSPGRVVGRADDPYRDAPLAQVAAAWGLPAIEVAGEGHLNHEDGHGPWPSVLAWTLTGDDQAWSATAG, from the coding sequence ATGAGCGACATGCGCGTCCTGCTGCTGCACGGGCTTGGCAACCACCGTCCTCGCGTGCATTGGCAGTGGTGGCTCGCCGAGCATCTTCGCCGGGCCCACGTGCCGGTCCAGCACCCGCAGCTCCCCGCCCCGGACGCACCGACGTTCGAGGCCTGGAGCGAGGTCGCGCTGGCAGAGCTCGAGATGCTGGCAGGCGGGGGCGAACGGGTGGTGCTGGCCCACTCCCTGTCATGCGTGATGTGGGCCCGCCTGGCGCCTCGGCTGCCCGCGCGGCTGCGACCCAGCCGCGTGGCGCTGATCGCGCCACCGTCGCGCGCGAGGCTCGCGTCCGTCCTGCCCGACTTCCCGTTCGACGAGGGGGTGGACCTGAGCGCCGTGAGCCCTGGACGCGTCGTGGGCCGCGCGGACGACCCGTATCGCGACGCGCCGCTCGCGCAGGTGGCCGCCGCATGGGGTCTGCCTGCGATCGAGGTCGCAGGCGAGGGGCACCTCAACCATGAGGACGGCCACGGGCCATGGCCTTCGGTGCTCGCGTGGACGCTCACCGGGGATGATCAGGCATGGAGCGCGACTGCAGGCTAG
- a CDS encoding MalY/PatB family protein, protein MNPLEQLSLADLRARRSAKWARYEPDVIPMWVAEMDVPLAEPILTALQEALTIGDTGYPGSWPMVDEFVAFAARHWGWQVEPSLVVPAASVISAYVEAFVEDVAPGEEVVITAPVYPPFTTYLHQAGRVVREAPLTDDLRLDLDALETALAAATAPADGSTERRKAGLLLCNPHNPGGTVHTREELTAVASLANRYGVTVVSDEIHAPLVYSGAEFTPYLSVPGGETGIAVQSASKAFSLAAMPAAQMIVGTERAAWLGEFRKGAHGHPTYLGSIASTVAYRDGDAWLASLLVGLEANRDTLRAFVAERLPGVTVSRNAGTYLAWLDFGGTVAAGGRDLGGEPADVLLAEGRVALNQGTHFGVGGAGHARLNFATPPAVLAEGLERIASVVVAK, encoded by the coding sequence GTGAACCCCCTCGAGCAGCTGTCCCTCGCCGACCTTCGCGCCCGCCGCTCCGCCAAGTGGGCGCGGTACGAGCCTGACGTGATCCCCATGTGGGTCGCCGAGATGGACGTGCCGCTCGCGGAGCCCATCCTCACGGCGCTGCAGGAGGCGCTGACCATCGGTGACACCGGCTATCCCGGCTCGTGGCCGATGGTCGACGAGTTCGTCGCGTTCGCCGCCCGGCATTGGGGCTGGCAGGTCGAGCCCTCGCTCGTAGTGCCCGCGGCCTCCGTGATCTCCGCCTATGTCGAGGCCTTCGTCGAGGACGTCGCGCCCGGGGAGGAGGTGGTCATCACCGCGCCCGTGTACCCGCCGTTCACCACCTACCTCCACCAGGCGGGCCGCGTGGTGCGCGAGGCACCGTTGACCGACGACCTGCGCCTGGACCTCGACGCCTTGGAGACGGCCCTCGCCGCGGCCACCGCGCCGGCCGACGGCTCCACGGAACGCCGCAAGGCGGGCCTGCTGCTGTGCAACCCCCACAACCCGGGCGGGACGGTGCACACCCGCGAGGAGCTCACCGCCGTCGCAAGTCTGGCGAACCGCTACGGGGTCACGGTCGTGTCCGACGAGATCCATGCGCCGCTCGTGTACTCGGGCGCGGAGTTCACCCCGTACCTGTCGGTGCCGGGCGGCGAGACCGGCATCGCGGTGCAGTCCGCCTCCAAGGCGTTCAGCCTGGCGGCCATGCCCGCCGCTCAGATGATCGTCGGCACGGAACGCGCGGCGTGGCTCGGCGAGTTTCGCAAGGGTGCGCACGGCCACCCCACCTACCTCGGCTCCATCGCGTCCACGGTCGCGTACCGGGACGGCGACGCGTGGCTCGCCTCCCTCCTCGTAGGGCTCGAGGCCAACCGGGACACGCTGCGCGCGTTCGTGGCGGAGCGCCTTCCCGGGGTGACCGTGTCCCGCAACGCCGGCACCTATCTGGCCTGGCTCGACTTCGGCGGGACCGTCGCCGCCGGCGGCAGGGACCTGGGCGGCGAGCCGGCGGACGTGCTCCTGGCCGAAGGCCGCGTGGCGCTGAACCAGGGCACCCACTTCGGCGTCGGTGGCGCCGGGCATGCGCGCCTGAACTTCGCCACGCCGCCCGCCGTGCTCGCCGAGGGGCTCGAGCGGATCGCCTCGGTCGTGGTCGCGAAGTAG
- a CDS encoding siderophore-interacting protein, whose amino-acid sequence METTITTVVTGVEPVTPGFVRVRVTTPGDSWRSTGAADEFVHVDVGEADADASDGHASRHYTISKVLSDGFEMEIAVHGEGPGAAWGERVRPGDAVAVSEPKAYYAPPSSAHRRVLLGDATALPAIARILAEANPDERFAVVIELATIADSRELPSAAAVDLEWRLGGNGIGPSVLRSALADLLPRLRDADAEPYLWVACEAAESRRIRQFARHEAQLPMTVLRIVGYWHGDHERVVRAWANLTEAQRERAAEIWREDRTDEENWVDYEPFLRSLGV is encoded by the coding sequence ATGGAGACCACCATCACGACCGTCGTCACCGGTGTCGAGCCGGTCACGCCAGGATTCGTGAGGGTACGCGTCACCACCCCGGGCGACTCGTGGCGCTCCACGGGCGCCGCTGACGAGTTCGTCCACGTGGACGTCGGCGAGGCCGACGCGGACGCCTCCGACGGGCACGCCTCCCGCCACTACACGATCAGCAAGGTCCTGTCCGACGGCTTCGAGATGGAGATCGCGGTCCACGGCGAGGGCCCGGGCGCCGCGTGGGGAGAGAGGGTGCGCCCCGGCGACGCCGTCGCCGTGTCCGAGCCCAAGGCCTACTACGCCCCGCCGTCGTCCGCGCATCGACGCGTACTGCTCGGTGACGCGACAGCACTGCCCGCGATCGCCCGCATCCTCGCCGAGGCGAACCCCGACGAGCGCTTCGCCGTCGTGATCGAGCTCGCCACCATCGCGGACTCCCGCGAGCTGCCCAGCGCCGCCGCCGTGGATCTCGAGTGGCGCCTTGGCGGGAACGGTATCGGACCGTCGGTGCTGCGCTCCGCGCTCGCGGACCTGCTGCCGCGCCTCCGGGACGCGGACGCTGAGCCGTACCTGTGGGTCGCCTGCGAGGCGGCCGAGTCCCGCCGCATCCGCCAGTTCGCCCGCCACGAGGCGCAGCTGCCCATGACCGTGCTGCGGATCGTCGGCTACTGGCACGGCGACCACGAGCGAGTCGTGCGCGCGTGGGCGAACCTCACGGAAGCCCAGCGCGAGCGGGCCGCCGAGATCTGGCGTGAGGACCGGACCGACGAGGAGAACTGGGTCGACTACGAGCCGTTCTTGAGATCGCTCGGCGTCTGA
- a CDS encoding LppM family (lipo)protein — translation MSMTRTSPLVRRVREAVLVGVTALALAGCVRLDSSTELGSDDTFSQHTVIAFAPDLADQLRTQLGSDAGSALSSRLGALAEGVSLDSLDPAQLYDELSASSQLQTLAADHPGQVDLKPYDDGQLVGVDLTLTDLPLDVYDQAASAAGGALGISGSIVHEDGRYVVTIPADDARDPSALGLTPANLALVGNAVDVSVRFTFPGLVTEAPAGTVEGRTVTLGIADLLNPAEIRIVASDSHQIYWTPILTWGGIVLAAIVIVGGATLLVLQDVRARRRSRLPAPDASHESRIGTLPDEPDASSPAGPEPPPTG, via the coding sequence ATGAGCATGACTCGCACGAGCCCGCTGGTGCGCCGCGTGCGCGAGGCCGTCCTCGTCGGCGTCACCGCGCTCGCGCTCGCCGGGTGCGTGCGGCTCGACTCGTCGACCGAGCTCGGCAGCGACGACACGTTCAGCCAGCACACCGTGATCGCGTTCGCCCCGGACCTGGCGGATCAGCTGCGGACGCAGCTGGGCAGCGACGCGGGATCCGCGCTCAGCTCCCGGCTCGGCGCGCTGGCGGAGGGCGTCTCGCTCGACTCGCTCGACCCGGCGCAGCTGTACGACGAGCTCTCCGCCAGCAGCCAGCTGCAGACGCTCGCGGCCGACCACCCGGGCCAGGTGGACCTGAAGCCGTACGACGACGGGCAGCTGGTGGGCGTCGACCTCACCCTCACGGATCTGCCGCTCGACGTCTACGACCAGGCCGCGAGCGCGGCCGGCGGGGCGCTCGGCATCTCAGGAAGCATCGTGCACGAGGACGGCCGGTACGTCGTCACGATCCCGGCGGACGACGCACGCGACCCGTCGGCCCTGGGTCTCACTCCCGCGAACCTCGCGCTCGTCGGCAACGCCGTCGACGTGTCGGTGAGGTTCACGTTCCCTGGGCTCGTCACCGAGGCGCCCGCAGGCACCGTGGAGGGTCGCACCGTCACGCTCGGCATCGCGGATCTGCTGAACCCCGCCGAGATCCGGATCGTCGCGTCGGACTCCCACCAGATCTACTGGACGCCCATCCTGACCTGGGGCGGCATCGTGCTGGCAGCGATCGTGATCGTGGGCGGCGCGACCCTGCTGGTCCTGCAGGACGTGCGCGCGCGCCGACGCTCTCGCCTCCCCGCACCGGACGCCAGCCACGAGAGCAGGATCGGCACGCTGCCGGACGAACCCGACGCCTCGTCCCCAGCCGGACCCGAGCCACCGCCCACAGGATGA